A single genomic interval of Helianthus annuus cultivar XRQ/B chromosome 6, HanXRQr2.0-SUNRISE, whole genome shotgun sequence harbors:
- the LOC110944367 gene encoding uncharacterized mitochondrial protein AtMg00810-like, whose product MVYMHQPMGFRHRDFPDYVCRLNKSLYGLKQAPRAWYQRFTYFVTLQGFRQSNSDNSLFIYHHGHDIAYLLIYVGDIILTTSTEALRTRLMSTLSGEFAMKDLGPLSYFLGIQVTRNGNDLFLSQQAYAKDIIHRASMDSCKPVATPVDTQSKLSATSGPLHDDPSTYRSLAGALQYLTFTRPDISYAVQQICMHMHAPRLEHWNALKRIIRYIQGKADYGLHLGSVTNMSLVAYTDADWAGCPDTRRSTSGYCVYMGNNLLSWSSKRQSTISRSSAEAEYLGVANVVADICWLRNLLLELHHPLTRATLVYCDNATEVRLREAELGMKHVKGDLYGTWVTYKKSTGWIIKLLEEPNIPECLQVPTSVHVFGSL is encoded by the exons ATGGTGTACATGCATCAACCAATGGGTTTTCGACACCGCGACTTTCCTGATTATGTGTGTCGTCTCAACAAATCCCTCTACGGTCTCAAGCAGGCTCCGCGAGCCTGGTATCAGCGATTCACCTACTTCGTCACTTTACAAGGTTTTCGGCAAAGCAATTCCGATAACTCCTTGTTTATTTATCATCATGGTCATGATATCGCGTATCTTCTAATCTATGTCGGCGACATTATCCTTACCACGTCGACTGAGGCTCTCCGTACACGGTTAATGTCTACATTGTCTGGGGAATTCGCTATGAAGGATTTGGGACCCTTATCATATTTTTTGGGTATACAGGTGACCAGGAACGGCAATGATCTGTTTTTGTCTCAACAGGCTTATGCTAAAGACATTATTCATCGAGCATCCATGGACTCTTGTAAACCAGTTGCTACACCGGTTGACACTCAGTCCAAACTGTCCGCTACCTCCGGTCCCTTGCATGATGACCCATCTACCTACCGTAGTCTAGCAGGCGCGCTTCAATATCTTACTTTCACTCGCCCAGATATATCGTATGCTGTCCAGCAGATATGTATGCATATGCACGCTCCTCGGCTCGAGCACTGGAATGCGCTTAAGCGCATCATTCGCTATATTCAGGGCAAAGCCGATTACGGTCTGCATCTCGGCTCGGTCACCAATATGTCATTAGTTGCTTACACCGATGCTGATTGGGCTGGATGTCCTGATACTCGTCGCTCGACCTCCGGCTATTGTGTTTACATGGGTAACAATTTACTCTCCTGGTCTTCTAAGCGTCAGTCCACCATTTCACGCTCCAGTGCTGAGGCCGAATACCTGGGTGTggcaaatgtggttgctgatATATGTTGGTTACGTAATCTGCTTCTCGAGCTTCATCATCCTCTCACCCGCGCTACTCTAGTATATTGTGACAAT GCAACTGAAGTGAGGCTTCGGGAAGCCGAGCTGGGAATGAAACACGTCAAGGGTGATCTCTACGGTACGTGG GTGACTTATAAAAAAAGCACCGGGTGGATTATCAAGCTACTTGAAGAACCGAACATACCCGAATGTCTACAAGTCCCCACTTCTGTTCATGTTTTTGGAAGTTTATAA
- the LOC110864630 gene encoding RGG repeats nuclear RNA binding protein A, which translates to MATTNPFDLLVDDDNDDPSQLAQKIVSAPVKKVQTGSTVGKPAAQPAKLPSKPLPPAQAVKEARNEGVRGGRGGGRGYARGRGGGFNRDSGSNEQSFGNRGLSGDQGVIEEPNGGKGYERRGGSGSRGGFRGGRRGGFANGDVEDGDRPRRPYERRSGTGYGNEFKREGAGRGNWGSQADEIARETEEVVNEGEKTVVSDKPLNEEDSNDEKKENAVNESEEKEPEDKEMTLEEYQKVLEEKRKALEALKTEERKVEVDKELASMQQLSNKKSSDEIFVKLGTDKDKRKEIAEKEEKAKKSLSINEFLKPAAGERNYGGRGRGGHRGGGGRYNQGSSYAPEAPKIEDPGHFPTLGGK; encoded by the exons ATGGCTACAACAAACCCTTTCGATCTGCTTGTGGATGACGATAACGATGATCCTTCACAGCTTGCGCAGAAGATCGTTTCTGCACCGGTCAAAAAGGTTCAAACCGGTTCAACTGTCGGTAAACCGGCGGCTCAGCCGGCTAAGCTTCCTTCTAAGCCTCTTCCTCCGGCTCAAGCCG TGAAGGAGGCTAGAAATGAAGGTGTGCGTGGAGGACGTGGCGGTGGCCGTGGGTACGCACGGGGTCGTGGCGGTGGGTTCAATAGAGACTCAGGAAGCAATGAGCAATCATTTGGTAACCGAGGGTTATCTGGTGATCAAGGTGTCATTGAGGAGCCTAATGGTGGGAAAGGTTACGAGAGACGCGGTGGCAGTGGTTCTCGTGGCGGTTTCCGTGGTGGTCGTCGTGGCGGATTCGCTAATGGAGATGTGGAGGATGGTGATCGTCCTCGCCGTCCATATGAACGCCGCAGCGGGACAGGCTATGG GAATGAATTCAAACGCGAGGGAGCAGGTCGCGGGAACTGGGGAAGTCAGGCTGATGAAATTGCTcg GGAGACTGAGGAAGTGGTGAATGAAGGGGAGAAAACAGTGGTTTCTGATAAGCCGTTGAACGAGGAAGATTCAAACGATGAGAAAAAGGAGAATGCTGTAAATGAGTCCGAGGAGAAGGAGCCTGAGGATAAG GAGATGACTCTTGAAGAATATCAAAAGGTTCTCGAGGAAAAGAGGAAAGCTTTAGAGGCACTTAAGACTGAAGAAAGGAAGGTGGAAGTTGACAAAGAGCTTGCATCCATGCAACAGCTCTCCAACAAGAAGAGCAGTGATGAGATCTTCGTTAAATTG GGGACTGACAAGGATAAGCGTAAAGAGATTgctgagaaagaagagaaagcgAAGAAG TCACTCAGCATTAACGAGTTTTTAAAACCTGCTGCTGGTGAAAGAAACTACGGGGGGCGTGGGCGTGGTGGCCATAGAGGTGGAGGTGGACGTTACAACCAAGGTTCAAGCTATGCCCCTGAAGCCCCAAAAATTGAAGATCCGGGTCACTTCCCCACTTTAGGTGGCAAGTGA
- the LOC110864631 gene encoding 60S acidic ribosomal protein P1, producing the protein MSIGELACTYATLILSDDGIPITAEKIATILKAANVECESYWPSLFAKLAEKKNIEDLIVNVGAGGGGGAPAVAAPAAGGAAAAAAPPPEEKKEEPKEESDDDMGFSLFD; encoded by the exons ATGTCGATCGGAGAACTTGCTTGCACTTACGCTACCTTGATCCTCTCTGACGATGGCATCCCTATCACG GCGGAGAAGATTGCTACCATCTTGAAAGCAGCCAATGTTGAATGCGAGTCGTACTGGCCAAGCTTGTTTGCCAAGCTTGCAGAGAAGAAAAACATTGAGGATCTCATTGTTAACGTTGGcgctggtggcggcggtggtgctCCAGCGGTTGCTGCCCCTGCTGCTGGTGGAGCTGCAGCGGCTGCCGCCCCTCCTCCAGAGGAAAAGAAG GAAGAGCCCAAGGAAGAGAGTGATGACGATATGGGATTCAGTTTGTTCGATTAA
- the LOC110944366 gene encoding uncharacterized protein LOC110944366 — protein MDTKLHPALTVSNIKTHIPIILDKDSTHYTTWKTLFKVHCQAYEVLHHLAPKTEAVAASSSDAAVTKAEAAAADALWSRLDAIVLQWIYATISPTLLHIILKPGQTANEAWTSVKTEFSDNKNTRAVFLSQEFSNLSLDNFSSMADYCQHAKHLADQLESVGSPVDDRMLVIKILTGLTKQYDDISTVLQNREPLPDFNETRSRLTLEESKKKRQVARASSSAATALTATASTQQQTNQFTPYYDRGGRGRTRGGRGRGRGRSSSGRNRP, from the coding sequence ATGGATACCAAACTtcatccagccctaacagtttcCAACATCAAGACCCACATCCCGATCATTCTAGACAAAGATTCGACTCATTACACTACATGGAAAACCTTATTCAAGGTCCACTGCCAAGCCTATGAGGTCCTTCATCACCTCGCACCCAAGACTGAAGCCGTTGCCGCCTCCTCCTCTGATGCAGCGGTCACCAAGGCTGAAGCCGCTGCCGCCGATGCTTTGTGGTCTCGACTGGATGCCATTGTGCTCCAGTGGATCTATGCGACTATCTCTCCTACACTCCTTCATATCATTCTCAAACCCGGACAAACTGCAAACGAAGCTTGGACCTCTGTTAAAACCGAATTCAGTGACAACAAGAACACCCGTGCTGTGTTTCTCAGCCAAGAATTTTCTAATCTCAGTCTGGATAACTTCTCCTCCATGGCCGACTATTGCCAGCATGCCAAGCACTTGGCCGATCAACTTGAGAGCGTTGGTTCTCCGGTTGACGATCGAATGCTCGTTATCAAAATCCTAACCGGTCTTACCAAACAATATGACGACATCTCTACTGTTCTTCAGAACCGCGAGCCGCTGCCCGACTTCAATGAAACTCGCTCGCGTCTCACACTTGAAGAAAGCAAGAAAAAAAGACAGGTTGCCCGTGCTTCTTCTTCTGCCGCTACCGCGCTCACCGCCACTGCCTCCACCCAGCAACAAACCAACCAGTTCACACCCTACTATGACCGTGGGGGCCGTGGTCGCACCCGTGGGGGTCGTGGCCGCGGTCGTGGTAGATCGTCGTCTGGCCGCAACCGGCCCTAA